A DNA window from Niabella yanshanensis contains the following coding sequences:
- the rplF gene encoding 50S ribosomal protein L6 gives MSRIGKKIITVPDGVTVQVSSDNVVTVKGKKGELKQAINPDIKVEVKDGQLTVSRPSDQIQHRAQHGLYRALLANLVQGVTEGFEKKLELVGVGYKATNQGNLLDLSLGYSHNILVEVPSELTLATEQLKGQNPIITISGSDKQLVGAVCAKIRSLRKPEPYKGKGVRFVGEIVRKKAGKSAGK, from the coding sequence ATGTCACGTATAGGAAAAAAAATCATCACTGTTCCGGATGGAGTAACAGTGCAAGTGAGTAGCGATAACGTAGTTACTGTAAAAGGAAAAAAAGGTGAGCTGAAGCAAGCTATTAATCCGGATATTAAAGTAGAGGTAAAAGATGGTCAGCTTACTGTAAGCCGTCCTTCTGACCAGATCCAGCATCGTGCCCAGCATGGTTTATACCGCGCTTTATTGGCTAACCTGGTTCAGGGTGTAACTGAAGGTTTCGAAAAGAAACTGGAATTAGTGGGTGTGGGTTATAAAGCTACGAACCAGGGAAATTTGTTAGATCTTTCTTTAGGTTACTCTCACAATATCCTGGTAGAAGTTCCAAGCGAGCTGACACTAGCTACAGAGCAACTGAAAGGGCAGAACCCGATTATTACTATTTCTGGCAGCGATAAGCAATTGGTAGGTGCGGTATGTGCAAAAATCCGCAGCCTGCGCAAGCCAGAGCCTTACAAAGGAAAAGGTGTTCGCTTTGTTGGTGAGATTGTAAGGAAAAAAGCTGGTAAATCGGCTGGTAAATAA
- the rplR gene encoding 50S ribosomal protein L18, with amino-acid sequence MSNVKSLRRLKIRHTIRRKISGTAQKPRLAIFRSNTDIYAQLIDDSKGVTIAAASSKDKDIKAQSGTKSEKSKLVGAALARKAGELNVKDVVFDRGGYLYHGRVKAVAEGAREGGLQF; translated from the coding sequence ATGTCAAACGTAAAATCATTAAGAAGACTTAAGATTCGCCACACTATCCGTAGAAAAATCAGTGGTACTGCGCAGAAGCCGAGATTAGCTATATTTCGCAGCAATACTGATATCTATGCTCAGTTGATTGATGACAGCAAAGGTGTTACCATTGCTGCAGCTTCTTCAAAAGATAAAGATATCAAAGCTCAAAGCGGTACTAAAAGCGAAAAAAGCAAATTAGTAGGTGCAGCGCTTGCACGCAAAGCCGGCGAGCTGAATGTAAAAGATGTGGTTTTTGATCGTGGCGGATATTTGTACCATGGCCGTGTGAAAGCGGTAGCTGAAGGTGCAAGAGAAGGTGGTCTTCAATTTTAA
- the rpsE gene encoding 30S ribosomal protein S5 gives MSTVTYNKVKANDLELKDKVVAINRVVKTTKGGRAFSFSALVVVGDGNGVVGHGLGKAKEVQEAITKGIEDAKKNLIKVPILKGTIPHDQWCKDGAAKVMILPATPGTGVIAGGSMRAVLEAAGVHDVLAKSLGSANPHNVVKATFKALAMLREPVTIAKTRNLGLKKVFQG, from the coding sequence ATGTCAACAGTTACGTACAACAAAGTAAAAGCAAACGATCTTGAGTTAAAAGACAAGGTGGTCGCTATTAACCGTGTGGTAAAAACTACAAAAGGTGGCCGTGCTTTTAGTTTTTCAGCTTTAGTAGTAGTAGGCGATGGTAATGGTGTTGTAGGCCATGGTTTGGGTAAAGCTAAAGAGGTTCAGGAAGCTATTACAAAAGGTATTGAAGATGCCAAAAAAAACCTGATCAAAGTTCCTATTTTGAAAGGTACTATTCCTCACGACCAATGGTGCAAAGATGGTGCAGCTAAAGTAATGATTTTACCAGCTACACCGGGTACCGGAGTAATCGCAGGAGGTTCTATGCGTGCTGTTTTGGAAGCTGCCGGTGTACATGATGTATTAGCAAAGTCTTTGGGTTCTGCTAACCCTCATAACGTGGTAAAAGCTACATTCAAAGCTTTAGCTATGTTACGTGAGCCGGTAACTATCGCAAAAACCCGCAACTTAGGTTTAAAGAAAGTATTTCAAGGTTAA
- the rpmD gene encoding 50S ribosomal protein L30: MKKVKITLVKSPIDRPERQKLTLQALGLNKTNSSKEVEATPQVLGMIRKVEHMLKVEEI; encoded by the coding sequence ATGAAAAAAGTAAAAATAACATTAGTAAAAAGCCCTATCGATCGCCCGGAAAGACAAAAGCTTACTTTGCAGGCTTTGGGCTTAAACAAAACTAACAGCAGTAAGGAAGTTGAAGCTACTCCACAGGTGCTTGGTATGATCCGCAAGGTGGAGCACATGCTGAAAGTAGAAGAAATCTAA
- the rplO gene encoding 50S ribosomal protein L15 yields MKLHELRPAKGSTHKEKRIGRGEGSGYGGTSTKGNKGGQSRAGYKSKMAHEGGQMPIQRRVPKRGFKNPNKITYKVFNVGQFDHYAEVYGLTDFTFDSLYQIGAVAKTDKVKVLGTGELKGKFSFKVHAISEKAKSIIEAAGGTIEILN; encoded by the coding sequence ATGAAATTACATGAATTAAGACCTGCAAAAGGTTCTACTCACAAGGAAAAAAGAATTGGTCGTGGTGAAGGTAGCGGCTACGGTGGTACCTCAACAAAAGGTAACAAAGGTGGTCAAAGCCGTGCCGGTTACAAAAGCAAAATGGCGCATGAAGGCGGTCAGATGCCTATCCAACGTCGTGTGCCTAAAAGAGGGTTCAAAAATCCTAATAAGATCACTTATAAAGTATTCAACGTAGGTCAGTTTGATCACTATGCTGAGGTTTACGGTTTAACTGATTTTACTTTTGACAGTCTTTATCAAATTGGTGCTGTAGCTAAAACTGATAAAGTTAAAGTTTTGGGTACAGGGGAATTGAAAGGTAAGTTCAGCTTTAAAGTGCACGCAATAAGCGAAAAAGCTAAGTCGATTATTGAGGCAGCCGGCGGAACAATAGAGATTTTAAATTAA